One genomic region from Syngnathus typhle isolate RoL2023-S1 ecotype Sweden linkage group LG17, RoL_Styp_1.0, whole genome shotgun sequence encodes:
- the gprc5ba gene encoding G protein-coupled receptor, class C, group 5, member Ba isoform X3: MAFARVLFLLLLTAAAEGQEGEDSPAAALPAGCSWGLGRPYTLLCDLDTGWGVVVASVAACGTLVTVLLTSVLLCRLRRIGEAEKRSGVGPILLLLLGVAGLFGLSFAYLIERDELLCVLRRALWGLLFALCFSCLLVQGVRLRRVGREHRGPGSCALTGLALGLSAVQGIIAAEWLLLTVLREGRAACEYLPMDFSLACSYVLALLLAAAAAAALALCGKMRRWRCNAVWLLVTCLLSLLLWAAWVGFYLYGNAWLSKSPEWDEPALAVALVAQGWLLLVFHAIPEAHVCLKPPPQPTVPDYFDTSQNSTRMRETSFDDDVPLSHRQFVENQGFGYNDDNAAGLRSGGGQHNSNTGASRPSAPFRSNVYQPTEMTMILNGGAVPSAPPTYTGRQLW, translated from the exons ATGGCATTCGCCAGGGTCctgttcctgctgctgctgaccgCTGCGGCAGAGGGTCAAGAAGGCGAGGACTCGCCGGCGGCAGCACTCCCCGCGGGTTGCAGCTGGGGCCTAGGGCGGCCCTACACCCTGCTGTGCGACCTGGACACTGGCTGGGGCGTGGTGGTGGCGAGTGTGGCGGCGTGCGGAACTCTGGTGACCGTCCTGTTGACCTCGGTCCTGCTGTGCCGCCTGCGGCGCATCGGCGAGGCAGAGAAGCGCAGTGGCGTTGGGCCCATCCTGCTACTGCTCCTGGGCGTGGCGGGCTTGTTCGGCCTGAGCTTCGCCTATCTGATCGAGCGTGATGAGTTGCTATGCGTGCTGCGACGGGCCCTGTGGGGGCTCCTGTTCGCCCTTTGCTTCTCCTGCCTGCTGGTGCAGGGGGTGCGCCTGCGCCGCGTGGGGCGCGAGCACCGCGGCCCGGGCAGCTGCGCCCTGACGGGCCTGGCCTTGGGCCTGAGTGCCGTGCAGGGCATCATTGCTGCCGAGTGGCTTCTCCTGACCGTGCTGAGGGAGGGCCGGGCCGCCTGTGAGTACCTGCCCATGGACTTCTCGTTGGCCTGCAGCTACGTGCTAGCGCTGCTGCtggccgccgctgctgccgctgcgCTGGCCCTGTGCGGCAAGATGCGGCGCTGGCGCTGCAACGCTGTCTGGCTGCTGGTCACCTGCCTCCTGTCCCTGCTGCTGTGGGCGGCCTGGGTGGGCTTCTACCTCTACGGCAACGCCTGGCTGAGCAAGTCGCCGGAATGGGACGAGCCAGCGCTGGCCGTGGCCCTGGTGGCCCAGGGTTGGCTGCTGCTGGTCTTCCACGCCATTCCCGAGGCGCACGTGTGCCTGAAGCCGCCGCCGCAGCCCACCGTGCCAGACTACTTTGACACGTCGCAGAACTCCACCCGGATGAGGGAGACCAGCTTCGACGATGACGTCCCGCTTTCGCACAGGCAATTTGTGGAGAACCAAGGCTTCGGATACAACGACGACAACGCTGCAG GCCTGAGAAGTGGTGGTGGGCAGCACAACAGCAACACGGGCGCCAGCAGGCCCAGCGCGCCCTTCCGCAGCAACGTCTACCAGCCCACCGAGATGACCATGATCCTCAACGGGGGGGCG GTACCCTCAGCCCCTCCCACTTACACGGGGAGGCAGCTGTGGTGA
- the gprc5ba gene encoding G protein-coupled receptor, class C, group 5, member Ba isoform X2, translated as MAKRAAWAVEDVSLPFMMGSSQLSHRRQKKRLVLTAFPEEMAFARVLFLLLLTAAAEGQEGEDSPAAALPAGCSWGLGRPYTLLCDLDTGWGVVVASVAACGTLVTVLLTSVLLCRLRRIGEAEKRSGVGPILLLLLGVAGLFGLSFAYLIERDELLCVLRRALWGLLFALCFSCLLVQGVRLRRVGREHRGPGSCALTGLALGLSAVQGIIAAEWLLLTVLREGRAACEYLPMDFSLACSYVLALLLAAAAAAALALCGKMRRWRCNAVWLLVTCLLSLLLWAAWVGFYLYGNAWLSKSPEWDEPALAVALVAQGWLLLVFHAIPEAHVCLKPPPQPTVPDYFDTSQNSTRMRETSFDDDVPLSHRQFVENQGFGYNDDNAAGLRSGGGQHNSNTGASRPSAPFRSNVYQPTEMTMILNGGAVPSAPPTYTGRQL; from the exons ACGTCTGGTCTTGACTGCTTTCCCGGAGGAGATGGCATTCGCCAGGGTCctgttcctgctgctgctgaccgCTGCGGCAGAGGGTCAAGAAGGCGAGGACTCGCCGGCGGCAGCACTCCCCGCGGGTTGCAGCTGGGGCCTAGGGCGGCCCTACACCCTGCTGTGCGACCTGGACACTGGCTGGGGCGTGGTGGTGGCGAGTGTGGCGGCGTGCGGAACTCTGGTGACCGTCCTGTTGACCTCGGTCCTGCTGTGCCGCCTGCGGCGCATCGGCGAGGCAGAGAAGCGCAGTGGCGTTGGGCCCATCCTGCTACTGCTCCTGGGCGTGGCGGGCTTGTTCGGCCTGAGCTTCGCCTATCTGATCGAGCGTGATGAGTTGCTATGCGTGCTGCGACGGGCCCTGTGGGGGCTCCTGTTCGCCCTTTGCTTCTCCTGCCTGCTGGTGCAGGGGGTGCGCCTGCGCCGCGTGGGGCGCGAGCACCGCGGCCCGGGCAGCTGCGCCCTGACGGGCCTGGCCTTGGGCCTGAGTGCCGTGCAGGGCATCATTGCTGCCGAGTGGCTTCTCCTGACCGTGCTGAGGGAGGGCCGGGCCGCCTGTGAGTACCTGCCCATGGACTTCTCGTTGGCCTGCAGCTACGTGCTAGCGCTGCTGCtggccgccgctgctgccgctgcgCTGGCCCTGTGCGGCAAGATGCGGCGCTGGCGCTGCAACGCTGTCTGGCTGCTGGTCACCTGCCTCCTGTCCCTGCTGCTGTGGGCGGCCTGGGTGGGCTTCTACCTCTACGGCAACGCCTGGCTGAGCAAGTCGCCGGAATGGGACGAGCCAGCGCTGGCCGTGGCCCTGGTGGCCCAGGGTTGGCTGCTGCTGGTCTTCCACGCCATTCCCGAGGCGCACGTGTGCCTGAAGCCGCCGCCGCAGCCCACCGTGCCAGACTACTTTGACACGTCGCAGAACTCCACCCGGATGAGGGAGACCAGCTTCGACGATGACGTCCCGCTTTCGCACAGGCAATTTGTGGAGAACCAAGGCTTCGGATACAACGACGACAACGCTGCAG GCCTGAGAAGTGGTGGTGGGCAGCACAACAGCAACACGGGCGCCAGCAGGCCCAGCGCGCCCTTCCGCAGCAACGTCTACCAGCCCACCGAGATGACCATGATCCTCAACGGGGGGGCG GTACCCTCAGCCCCTCCCACTTACACGGGGAGGCAGCTGTG A
- the gprc5ba gene encoding G protein-coupled receptor, class C, group 5, member Ba isoform X1, which yields MAKRAAWAVEDVSLPFMMGSSQLSHRRQKKRLVLTAFPEEMAFARVLFLLLLTAAAEGQEGEDSPAAALPAGCSWGLGRPYTLLCDLDTGWGVVVASVAACGTLVTVLLTSVLLCRLRRIGEAEKRSGVGPILLLLLGVAGLFGLSFAYLIERDELLCVLRRALWGLLFALCFSCLLVQGVRLRRVGREHRGPGSCALTGLALGLSAVQGIIAAEWLLLTVLREGRAACEYLPMDFSLACSYVLALLLAAAAAAALALCGKMRRWRCNAVWLLVTCLLSLLLWAAWVGFYLYGNAWLSKSPEWDEPALAVALVAQGWLLLVFHAIPEAHVCLKPPPQPTVPDYFDTSQNSTRMRETSFDDDVPLSHRQFVENQGFGYNDDNAAGLRSGGGQHNSNTGASRPSAPFRSNVYQPTEMTMILNGGAVPSAPPTYTGRQLW from the exons ACGTCTGGTCTTGACTGCTTTCCCGGAGGAGATGGCATTCGCCAGGGTCctgttcctgctgctgctgaccgCTGCGGCAGAGGGTCAAGAAGGCGAGGACTCGCCGGCGGCAGCACTCCCCGCGGGTTGCAGCTGGGGCCTAGGGCGGCCCTACACCCTGCTGTGCGACCTGGACACTGGCTGGGGCGTGGTGGTGGCGAGTGTGGCGGCGTGCGGAACTCTGGTGACCGTCCTGTTGACCTCGGTCCTGCTGTGCCGCCTGCGGCGCATCGGCGAGGCAGAGAAGCGCAGTGGCGTTGGGCCCATCCTGCTACTGCTCCTGGGCGTGGCGGGCTTGTTCGGCCTGAGCTTCGCCTATCTGATCGAGCGTGATGAGTTGCTATGCGTGCTGCGACGGGCCCTGTGGGGGCTCCTGTTCGCCCTTTGCTTCTCCTGCCTGCTGGTGCAGGGGGTGCGCCTGCGCCGCGTGGGGCGCGAGCACCGCGGCCCGGGCAGCTGCGCCCTGACGGGCCTGGCCTTGGGCCTGAGTGCCGTGCAGGGCATCATTGCTGCCGAGTGGCTTCTCCTGACCGTGCTGAGGGAGGGCCGGGCCGCCTGTGAGTACCTGCCCATGGACTTCTCGTTGGCCTGCAGCTACGTGCTAGCGCTGCTGCtggccgccgctgctgccgctgcgCTGGCCCTGTGCGGCAAGATGCGGCGCTGGCGCTGCAACGCTGTCTGGCTGCTGGTCACCTGCCTCCTGTCCCTGCTGCTGTGGGCGGCCTGGGTGGGCTTCTACCTCTACGGCAACGCCTGGCTGAGCAAGTCGCCGGAATGGGACGAGCCAGCGCTGGCCGTGGCCCTGGTGGCCCAGGGTTGGCTGCTGCTGGTCTTCCACGCCATTCCCGAGGCGCACGTGTGCCTGAAGCCGCCGCCGCAGCCCACCGTGCCAGACTACTTTGACACGTCGCAGAACTCCACCCGGATGAGGGAGACCAGCTTCGACGATGACGTCCCGCTTTCGCACAGGCAATTTGTGGAGAACCAAGGCTTCGGATACAACGACGACAACGCTGCAG GCCTGAGAAGTGGTGGTGGGCAGCACAACAGCAACACGGGCGCCAGCAGGCCCAGCGCGCCCTTCCGCAGCAACGTCTACCAGCCCACCGAGATGACCATGATCCTCAACGGGGGGGCG GTACCCTCAGCCCCTCCCACTTACACGGGGAGGCAGCTGTGGTGA